In the Malus domestica chromosome 16, GDT2T_hap1 genome, one interval contains:
- the LOC103403668 gene encoding mitogen-activated protein kinase kinase 9-like, translating into MALIRGRQLKSLAPLSVHVHRPCFSLPIHPPALMTATNYSSTSISAADLETLELLGQGNGGKVYKVRHKQTSSTYALKLVSNHSDHTVRCNLSREIEILRCTDSSHIVRCEAFFEQPLGDIKILMEFMDSGSLETLLKDNGTFSEAKLAHVARQVLSGLNYLHTHNIAHRDIKPANILVNSNMEVKIADFGISKIMSLTSEGACSSPVGTFAYMSPERFNKENCGGTYSGYASDIWSFGLTIMELYVGRYPLLPPGQSPDWPSLMLAICFGEPPSLPEGASQEFKSFIEACLQKEVGKRWTAGQLLKHPFLSDVGF; encoded by the coding sequence ATGGCTCTCATTCGAGGTCGGCAACTGAAGTCCTTGGCCCCTCTCTCCGTGCACGTGCACCGCCCATGTTTCTCTCTTCCCATCCATCCTCCCGCACTGATGACAGCAACCAACTACTCCTCCACTTCAATCTCCGCTGCTGATCTCGAGACACTCGAACTCCTCGGCCAAGGTAATGGCGGCAAGGTCTACAAGGTTCGCCACAAGCAGACTTCCAGTACCTACGCTCTCAAACTCGTCAGCAACCATTCAGACCACACGGTCAGGTGTAATCTCTCCCGCGAGATTGAGATCCTCCGCTGCACCGACTCTTCCCACATTGTCCGCTGTGAAGCCTTCTTTGAACAGCCCTTGGGAGACATCAAAATCCTCATGGAGTTCATGGACTCCGGCAGCCTCGAAACTTTACTCAAAGACAATGGCACCTTCTCCGAGGCCAAGCTTGCCCACGTGGCCCGTCAAGTGCTCAGCGGCCTGAACTATCTCCATACCCACAACATCGCTCACCGTGACATCAAGCCCGCCAACATTTTGGTGAACAGTAACATGGAAGTTAAGATCGCCGACTTCGGTATCAGCAAGATCATGTCCTTAACCTCGGAAGGCGCCTGCAGTTCTCCTGTCGGTACTTTCGCTTACATGAGCCCCGAAAGATTCAACAAGGAGAACTGTGGTGGCACCTACAGTGGCTACGCCAGTGACATATGGAGTTTCGGCCTGACCATCATGGAGCTCTACGTGGGTCGCTATCCACTCTTGCCCCCAGGCCAGAGTCCCGACTGGCCCTCCCTGATGTTAGCCATATGTTTTGGAGAGCCGCCGAGCTTGCCGGAGGGCGCTTCGCAGGAATTCAAGAGTTTTATTGAGGCTTGCTTGCAGAAGGAAGTCGGAAAGAGGTGGACTGCCGGTCAGTTGTTGAAGCATCCCTTCCTTTCCGATGTTGGTTTTTGA